A stretch of the Clostridiales bacterium genome encodes the following:
- a CDS encoding (d)CMP kinase, with translation MRLNVGIDGPVSAGKSSVADAVAARLGILHLDTGAMYRALGLTAIRRGIDVQDEEAIVRLCRELKVSVSHEADGQHTFVEGEDVTGLIRTPEVSMAASTVSRYADVRRNMVKIQQQLAAETDMVLDGRDICTTVLPNATAKIFLTASQEERARRRFLEMQAKGMNDTFEQVLEDLKKRDDQDMNRPVEPLRQAPDAVLVDTTNLTFDEAVDAILKIVEANRHG, from the coding sequence ATGCGGCTGAATGTGGGAATCGACGGACCGGTAAGCGCCGGCAAATCTTCTGTTGCGGACGCGGTGGCGGCCCGCCTGGGAATCCTGCACCTGGACACCGGCGCGATGTACCGCGCCCTGGGGCTGACCGCGATCCGCCGGGGCATCGACGTACAGGATGAGGAAGCCATCGTCCGGCTGTGCCGGGAGCTGAAGGTTTCCGTGAGCCACGAGGCGGACGGGCAGCATACATTTGTGGAAGGCGAGGACGTGACCGGCCTGATCCGGACGCCCGAGGTGAGCATGGCGGCATCCACCGTGAGCCGGTATGCCGACGTGCGGCGGAACATGGTGAAAATCCAGCAGCAGCTGGCCGCGGAAACGGACATGGTGCTGGACGGCCGGGATATCTGCACGACGGTGCTGCCGAACGCGACGGCCAAGATTTTCCTGACCGCGTCCCAGGAGGAGCGCGCGCGGCGCCGGTTCCTGGAGATGCAGGCCAAGGGCATGAACGACACCTTCGAGCAGGTGCTCGAGGACCTGAAGAAACGTGACGACCAGGACATGAACCGCCCGGTGGAGCCCCTGCGGCAGGCGCCGGACGCCGTGCTGGTGGATACGACGAACCTGACCTTTGACGAGGCCGTGGACGCCATCCTGAAGATTGTAGAGGCAAACCGCCATGGCTAA
- a CDS encoding 1-acyl-sn-glycerol-3-phosphate acyltransferase translates to MAKTPLDPVTEKRSILYEIARVLAAVVFNTFLPARCIHREKLDAEAPYVVIANHRHALDPVAMAYFIRKRQIVFLGKKELGKGKLATNILTRMHCILVDRHNTDMNAMRSCMKAVKMKKILLIFPEGTRHHEGQMEQIESGTAMIALRSKCPIIPIYFDRKLSLFHRTNLIVGDPIPTEDLLAEGINTETCEKMNERLRETFRGMVREYGDKKS, encoded by the coding sequence ATGGCTAAGACACCCCTGGATCCCGTAACCGAAAAACGCAGTATCCTGTATGAAATCGCCCGCGTGCTGGCCGCGGTGGTGTTCAACACGTTCCTGCCGGCCCGGTGCATCCACCGGGAGAAGCTGGACGCGGAGGCTCCGTATGTGGTGATCGCGAACCACCGGCACGCGCTGGACCCGGTGGCGATGGCCTATTTCATCCGGAAGCGCCAGATCGTCTTCCTCGGCAAGAAAGAGCTGGGGAAGGGGAAACTTGCGACAAATATCCTGACGCGCATGCACTGCATTCTGGTGGACCGGCACAACACGGACATGAACGCCATGCGCAGCTGCATGAAGGCTGTGAAAATGAAGAAGATCCTGCTGATCTTCCCGGAGGGCACCCGCCATCACGAGGGACAGATGGAGCAGATTGAAAGCGGCACCGCGATGATCGCCCTGCGCAGCAAGTGCCCGATCATTCCGATCTATTTCGACCGGAAGCTGAGCCTGTTCCACCGCACGAACCTGATCGTCGGCGACCCGATTCCCACGGAGGACCTGCTGGCGGAAGGCATCAATACCGAGACCTGCGAAAAGATGAACGAGCGGCTCCGGGAGACCTTCCGGGGAATGGTACGGGAATACGGAGACAAAAAAAGTTAA
- a CDS encoding bifunctional 4-hydroxy-3-methylbut-2-enyl diphosphate reductase/30S ribosomal protein S1 — MPVEVATHAGFCMGVRRAVEMAESAAEDGIPSCTLGDLIHNPEVVRRLAGKGLAPVSAPEEAAGRRVLIRSHGVSAEVMERLTAAGCEILDLTCPFVERLHRIVEESSRSGRPVILVGERDHPEVQGTAGWAHGPVWFVASAEDAEQLPEMDEAVIVSQTTYPPEAWPGTLKAIERKVKHPDSHCTICNATEIRQQEACELASRADAMIVVGGRNSANTRKLFRTCAERCKRTILVESAAEIPPAFANTDSELIGITAGASTPSDLLKEVVSHMSELETKDLTPAVEEENHNDFMAEVESTLVRIRPGQTLTGKVVQITDDEVCVSIGYKADGLIKRADLVDQDVKLDDEIEVEVVKVNDGEGNVLLSQRNIVNRKAWDALMEKNEAGEYVDAVGKEAVKGGLIADIGGVRAFVPASQLSQRYVEKISDFVGKEMKLKIIEVDQQKKRVVASRKAVVAEEAAAKKKEVWDKLEEGVVIHGIVRRLTDFGAFVDLGGVDGLIHITDLSWGRIKHPSEVVKPNQEVDVKVLSLDPERERIQLGYKQLQPHPWDNAIEKYPEGAIVDGKVVRITDFGAFVELEPGLDGLVHISQCATTRVAKVEDAVKVGEEVKVKVLGVDPEKKRISLSIRQVLEPEAPAAAEEEAAPEAEYEVVATDDKVAEQFVEAVEEVTEAAAEQAEEAKE; from the coding sequence ATGCCTGTTGAGGTGGCGACACATGCCGGCTTCTGTATGGGAGTCCGGCGGGCCGTAGAGATGGCAGAGTCCGCAGCGGAAGACGGAATTCCGTCCTGTACGCTGGGGGATCTGATCCATAATCCGGAAGTGGTCCGCCGCCTGGCAGGCAAAGGCCTTGCTCCCGTTTCCGCTCCGGAAGAGGCGGCCGGGCGCAGGGTACTGATCCGCAGCCACGGCGTCAGCGCGGAAGTGATGGAGCGGCTGACCGCGGCCGGCTGTGAAATACTGGACCTGACATGTCCTTTTGTGGAACGGCTTCACCGCATCGTGGAGGAATCCTCCCGCAGCGGCAGGCCGGTCATCCTGGTGGGCGAACGCGATCATCCCGAGGTTCAGGGAACCGCCGGATGGGCCCACGGCCCGGTGTGGTTCGTGGCCTCCGCGGAAGACGCGGAACAGCTGCCGGAAATGGACGAAGCGGTCATCGTTTCCCAGACCACCTATCCCCCGGAAGCCTGGCCGGGCACCCTGAAAGCCATCGAGCGGAAGGTAAAACACCCGGACAGCCACTGCACCATCTGCAACGCAACGGAGATCCGCCAGCAGGAAGCCTGCGAGCTGGCCTCCCGGGCGGACGCGATGATCGTCGTCGGCGGAAGGAACAGCGCGAATACGCGCAAGCTGTTCCGGACCTGCGCGGAGCGGTGCAAAAGGACCATTTTGGTAGAGAGCGCGGCGGAGATTCCGCCAGCCTTTGCAAATACAGATTCCGAACTGATTGGAATCACCGCCGGTGCTTCCACACCGTCGGACTTACTTAAGGAGGTTGTCTCACACATGAGCGAACTGGAAACCAAGGACCTGACTCCCGCCGTGGAGGAAGAAAATCACAATGACTTCATGGCTGAAGTCGAATCGACGCTGGTAAGGATCCGCCCCGGACAGACGCTGACCGGCAAAGTCGTCCAGATTACTGATGATGAGGTTTGCGTCAGCATCGGCTACAAGGCGGACGGCCTGATCAAGCGCGCGGATCTGGTGGACCAGGATGTCAAACTGGATGACGAGATTGAAGTCGAAGTCGTGAAGGTAAACGACGGCGAAGGCAATGTGCTGCTAAGCCAGCGCAACATCGTCAACCGGAAGGCGTGGGACGCCCTGATGGAAAAGAACGAAGCCGGTGAATACGTGGACGCCGTCGGCAAGGAAGCCGTCAAGGGCGGCCTAATCGCCGACATCGGCGGCGTGCGCGCGTTCGTGCCCGCCAGCCAGCTGAGCCAGCGTTATGTAGAAAAGATTTCCGATTTCGTCGGCAAGGAAATGAAGCTGAAGATCATCGAAGTCGACCAGCAGAAGAAGCGCGTTGTCGCGAGCCGCAAGGCCGTTGTGGCGGAAGAAGCCGCTGCGAAGAAGAAGGAAGTATGGGACAAGCTGGAAGAGGGCGTCGTGATCCACGGTATCGTCCGCCGGCTGACCGACTTCGGCGCGTTTGTTGACCTGGGCGGCGTGGACGGCCTGATCCACATCACCGACCTGAGCTGGGGCCGCATCAAGCATCCGAGCGAAGTCGTGAAGCCCAACCAGGAAGTGGACGTGAAGGTCCTGAGCCTGGATCCCGAACGGGAACGCATCCAGCTGGGTTACAAGCAGCTGCAGCCCCATCCGTGGGACAACGCCATCGAGAAGTATCCCGAAGGCGCCATCGTGGATGGTAAGGTTGTCCGCATCACCGACTTCGGCGCGTTCGTCGAACTGGAGCCCGGCCTGGACGGCCTGGTCCACATCAGCCAGTGCGCGACGACCCGCGTGGCCAAGGTGGAAGACGCCGTGAAGGTCGGCGAAGAAGTGAAGGTCAAGGTGCTGGGCGTGGATCCCGAGAAGAAGCGCATCAGCCTGAGCATCCGCCAGGTGCTGGAGCCCGAAGCTCCCGCTGCCGCTGAGGAAGAAGCTGCTCCCGAAGCCGAGTACGAAGTGGTCGCGACCGACGATAAGGTTGCCGAACAGTTCGTGGAAGCGGTGGAAGAAGTGACCGAAGCAGCCGCCGAGCAGGCCGAGGAAGCGAAGGAATAA
- a CDS encoding polysaccharide deacetylase family protein — MKKRLFVLCCAVLLALGACLPAGAEREIPPCLRFRQKMTTTKMRNNRNSFVTVPETALPEVDREIAEAVNRLYAAAEPFLAEKGAIASCQDRIDAGPYITRVGDRWMSFLTVGRVTHGIEQVFVAFDARVYNMETGERVTLDRIIDAEKGGWEFLSAEVRRQLDAHFPLLEADEAALDALCAPDALKNTAFTLSPGHITLHWHAHDLYPDAPEGLLRVTIYYPELKPYMTETAIAETDCTGYPLAALTYDDGPGRGTSDALMNQLRLYGAEATFFNIGERMHLFPSVLHREYDVGYSVQSHNWIHDVKAYPKPEQLAEWIRRSDEELSSIIGIGPTLLRPPGGNEVSFRKAGCPLPLIHWSAISGDADASQMEDIEGVAHRVFGCRDGDIILCHDINNRAPAYASTYLPRLTEKRGFLLVTVEDLCVLRGVELLPGQVYTNCPPE, encoded by the coding sequence ATGAAGAAACGACTGTTCGTGCTCTGCTGCGCGGTGCTGCTGGCCCTGGGCGCCTGCCTTCCGGCCGGTGCGGAACGGGAAATTCCGCCGTGCCTGCGCTTCAGGCAGAAGATGACCACCACGAAGATGCGGAATAACCGCAACAGCTTTGTCACGGTTCCGGAAACGGCGCTGCCGGAGGTGGACCGGGAGATTGCTGAAGCCGTGAACCGCCTGTATGCTGCCGCGGAGCCTTTCCTGGCGGAAAAGGGAGCCATTGCCAGCTGCCAGGACCGGATCGACGCTGGCCCGTATATCACCCGGGTTGGGGACCGCTGGATGAGCTTCCTGACGGTTGGCCGGGTGACCCATGGAATTGAACAGGTATTCGTGGCCTTTGACGCCCGCGTGTACAACATGGAGACCGGGGAACGCGTGACCCTGGACCGCATTATCGACGCGGAAAAGGGCGGATGGGAATTCCTGTCCGCCGAGGTCCGCCGGCAGCTGGATGCCCACTTTCCGCTGCTGGAAGCGGATGAGGCGGCGCTGGATGCCCTCTGCGCGCCGGACGCGCTGAAGAATACCGCGTTTACCCTGTCCCCGGGACACATCACGCTGCACTGGCACGCGCATGACCTCTATCCGGACGCGCCGGAAGGCCTGCTGCGTGTGACAATCTATTATCCGGAACTGAAGCCTTACATGACTGAAACCGCCATCGCGGAAACGGACTGCACCGGATACCCGCTGGCTGCGCTTACTTATGACGACGGGCCGGGCCGGGGTACCTCCGATGCATTGATGAACCAGCTGCGGCTGTACGGCGCGGAGGCCACGTTTTTCAATATCGGGGAACGGATGCACCTGTTTCCCTCTGTGCTGCACCGGGAGTACGACGTAGGTTACAGCGTGCAGAGCCATAACTGGATCCATGACGTGAAGGCATACCCGAAGCCCGAACAGCTGGCGGAATGGATCCGCCGGTCGGACGAGGAGCTCAGCTCCATCATCGGGATCGGGCCGACGCTGCTGCGTCCGCCGGGCGGCAATGAGGTGAGCTTCCGCAAGGCAGGATGCCCGCTGCCCCTGATCCACTGGTCCGCCATCTCCGGAGATGCCGATGCATCGCAGATGGAAGATATAGAAGGGGTGGCCCACCGGGTATTCGGCTGCCGGGACGGGGACATCATCCTCTGCCATGACATCAACAACCGGGCGCCGGCCTATGCCTCGACTTACCTGCCGAGGCTGACGGAAAAACGGGGATTCCTGCTGGTGACGGTGGAGGACCTGTGCGTGCTGCGCGGGGTGGAACTCCTTCCCGGACAGGTATATACAAACTGCCCGCCCGAATAA
- a CDS encoding helix-turn-helix transcriptional regulator — translation MGRRSTKENKSIWQTTRESLDLTRERAADLIPGFSPERIEKIENGRTQIQPEDVVLMADSYKAPALRNYYCANECPIGRQRNLPTESKELAQIAVETLNAVNRISKNRDRLLEIVEDGQVRTDEYADFVEIKANLDRIALSVSSLQLWVDEQIAIGKMKPPVEEQ, via the coding sequence TTGGGCAGACGATCGACTAAGGAGAACAAATCCATCTGGCAGACCACCCGGGAAAGCCTGGACCTGACCCGTGAACGGGCGGCAGACCTGATCCCCGGCTTCTCCCCGGAACGGATTGAGAAGATCGAAAACGGCCGGACACAGATCCAGCCGGAGGATGTAGTTTTGATGGCGGATTCCTACAAGGCTCCCGCCCTGCGGAACTACTACTGCGCCAACGAATGCCCCATCGGCCGCCAGCGGAACCTGCCGACCGAATCCAAAGAGCTTGCACAGATTGCGGTGGAAACGCTCAACGCAGTCAACCGCATCAGCAAGAACCGGGACCGCCTCCTGGAGATCGTGGAGGACGGACAGGTCCGTACGGATGAATACGCGGATTTTGTTGAGATCAAAGCCAACCTGGACCGGATCGCCCTGAGCGTCTCCAGCCTGCAGCTCTGGGTGGACGAGCAGATTGCCATCGGCAAAATGAAGCCGCCGGTAGAAGAACAGTAA
- a CDS encoding glycoside hydrolase family 27 protein, with product MIAQTPPMGWNSWDCYGAAVTEGTVRRNAEYMAEKLKPFGWEYIVVDIQWAQPTAVNHSYEPFSELTMDEYGRLIPAVNRFPSAANGAGFKPLADYVHSLGLKFGIHIMRGMPRMAAHRHLPIADSPYFCQNAANPNSVCAWNPDMYGLRCDTPEAAAYYNSIFRLYAEWGVDFVKCDDIAREYPHCRREIELISEACRSCGRDIVLSLSPGPAPLTEAEHLKTYANMWRITDDFWDEWRLLKGMFERAEKWCIHAAPGHWPDADMLPLGALRQCENPDDRTHFTPAEQRTMMTLWCMMRSPLMIGAEMTKNDPFTLSLLTNAEVLDILKESWCAHPLYTTDEASTWIAPRKDGDGFYLALFNLGDKKKTVSAAPECAEGMKVKELWTGKSVRFADGIRASVPAHDTVLYRFSAGSRK from the coding sequence ATGATCGCGCAGACACCGCCCATGGGCTGGAACAGCTGGGACTGCTACGGCGCCGCCGTTACGGAAGGCACCGTCCGCCGCAACGCGGAGTATATGGCGGAGAAGCTGAAACCCTTTGGCTGGGAATACATCGTGGTGGACATCCAGTGGGCCCAGCCCACCGCCGTCAACCACAGCTACGAGCCTTTTTCCGAGCTGACGATGGATGAGTACGGCCGGCTGATCCCCGCGGTCAACCGCTTCCCCAGCGCCGCGAACGGCGCGGGCTTCAAACCGCTGGCGGACTATGTCCACAGCCTGGGGCTGAAATTCGGCATCCACATCATGCGCGGTATGCCCCGCATGGCGGCGCACCGGCACCTGCCCATCGCAGACAGCCCGTATTTCTGCCAGAACGCGGCGAACCCGAATTCCGTCTGCGCCTGGAATCCCGATATGTACGGTCTCCGGTGCGACACCCCGGAAGCGGCCGCCTACTACAACAGCATTTTTCGCCTCTACGCGGAATGGGGCGTGGACTTCGTCAAGTGCGACGACATCGCCCGGGAATATCCCCACTGCCGCCGGGAGATCGAGCTGATCTCCGAAGCCTGCCGCTCCTGCGGCCGGGACATCGTGCTCAGCCTCAGCCCCGGCCCCGCCCCGCTCACCGAAGCGGAGCACCTGAAGACCTATGCCAACATGTGGCGCATCACGGACGACTTCTGGGATGAATGGCGCCTGCTGAAGGGAATGTTCGAGCGGGCGGAAAAGTGGTGCATCCACGCGGCCCCCGGCCACTGGCCGGACGCGGACATGCTGCCCCTGGGCGCCCTGCGCCAGTGCGAAAACCCGGATGACCGCACCCACTTCACTCCCGCCGAGCAGCGCACGATGATGACGCTGTGGTGCATGATGCGCTCCCCGCTGATGATCGGGGCGGAAATGACCAAGAACGATCCGTTCACGCTGTCCCTGCTCACCAACGCGGAAGTGCTGGACATCCTGAAGGAAAGCTGGTGCGCGCACCCGCTGTACACCACCGACGAAGCCAGCACCTGGATCGCTCCCCGGAAGGACGGGGACGGGTTCTACCTGGCGCTGTTCAACCTGGGCGATAAAAAGAAGACCGTCTCCGCCGCGCCGGAATGCGCGGAAGGCATGAAGGTGAAGGAACTGTGGACCGGAAAGTCCGTCCGCTTCGCGGATGGCATCCGCGCCTCCGTTCCCGCCCATGATACCGTCCTGTACCGGTTCTCCGCCGGATCCCGTAAATGA
- a CDS encoding family 43 glycosylhydrolase — protein sequence MSEKKWIRGANPYMPLWEHVPDGEPRTFTYNGETRVYLYGSHDTLKTEYCGMDYVVWSAPADDLTDWTCHGVCYKALDDSPLYAPDVVEKDGIYYMYAAERRGSRIMVAKSDKPWGPFTDPVETELKFDPGILVDDDGRVYAYWGFCKSWCAELNDDMATIKPGTIKENPIPHCRAQWAPDDGCVGDDAFFEASSPRKIFGKYVFIYSRRVNRHVPALGIYEDCNGFLSYKWSDHPLDGFRDGGDISFNGGEIIPGEHGFNTMTYRWGNNHGSVMQVNGQWYVFYHRQTGTDEYSRQAMLEPIDAAEGKDGKIYLGKITYKDGEPVSSCPVEMTSQGAHINGLDARKWISAGYACHLYGGKQNAYIAPVYEQRDDISAPVKNVSDGLTAGFRYLQFGPNTPKTVTVNLRTDVTVSVSVRIDAYDGKEIARLYMNAGTRTETADLMSAVTGKHAVYFRFIMRQDSENTEFDSFTFD from the coding sequence ATGAGTGAAAAGAAATGGATCCGGGGAGCCAACCCCTATATGCCGCTGTGGGAGCATGTGCCGGACGGGGAGCCGCGCACCTTTACGTACAACGGGGAAACGCGGGTATACCTGTACGGTTCCCACGATACCCTGAAGACCGAATACTGCGGAATGGACTACGTGGTCTGGTCCGCGCCGGCAGACGACCTGACCGACTGGACCTGCCACGGCGTATGCTACAAAGCGCTGGACGACAGTCCCCTGTACGCGCCGGACGTGGTGGAGAAGGACGGCATTTATTACATGTACGCGGCGGAGCGCCGCGGGTCCCGCATCATGGTGGCGAAGTCCGATAAGCCCTGGGGTCCCTTCACCGACCCGGTGGAGACCGAACTGAAGTTCGACCCCGGCATCCTCGTGGATGACGACGGGCGCGTGTACGCCTACTGGGGCTTCTGCAAGAGCTGGTGCGCCGAACTGAACGACGACATGGCGACGATCAAGCCCGGCACCATCAAGGAAAACCCGATCCCGCACTGCCGGGCGCAATGGGCGCCGGATGACGGCTGCGTGGGGGACGACGCGTTCTTCGAGGCGTCCAGCCCGCGGAAGATTTTCGGGAAGTATGTGTTCATCTATTCCCGCCGCGTGAACCGCCATGTGCCCGCGCTGGGCATCTATGAAGACTGCAACGGTTTCCTTTCCTACAAGTGGAGCGACCATCCGCTGGACGGTTTCCGCGACGGCGGGGACATCAGCTTCAACGGCGGCGAGATCATCCCCGGGGAGCACGGCTTCAACACCATGACCTACCGCTGGGGCAACAACCACGGTTCCGTGATGCAGGTGAACGGCCAGTGGTACGTGTTCTACCACCGCCAGACCGGCACGGACGAGTATTCCCGCCAGGCGATGCTGGAGCCAATCGACGCCGCGGAAGGGAAGGACGGGAAGATTTACCTCGGAAAGATCACCTACAAAGACGGCGAACCCGTTTCCTCCTGCCCGGTGGAAATGACCTCCCAGGGCGCGCACATCAACGGCCTGGACGCCCGGAAGTGGATCTCCGCCGGCTATGCCTGCCACCTGTACGGCGGCAAACAGAACGCGTATATCGCCCCGGTGTACGAGCAGCGGGATGATATCTCCGCCCCGGTGAAGAATGTTTCCGACGGCCTCACCGCCGGATTCCGCTACCTGCAGTTCGGACCGAACACCCCGAAGACCGTGACCGTGAACCTCCGGACCGACGTAACGGTATCCGTCAGCGTCCGCATCGACGCGTATGACGGCAAGGAAATCGCCCGCCTCTATATGAACGCGGGCACCCGCACCGAGACCGCCGACCTGATGAGCGCCGTCACCGGAAAGCACGCAGTGTATTTCCGCTTCATCATGCGCCAGGACAGCGAGAACACCGAATTCGACAGCTTCACATTTGACTGA
- a CDS encoding helix-turn-helix transcriptional regulator, with protein sequence MSFIWETPEEINLALAQRLRGIRKRKNLTQQQLSEKSNVSFGSIKRFETTGQISLISLTKLAVALDCTEDMKRLFADVKYNSIEEVVRERS encoded by the coding sequence ATGAGTTTTATCTGGGAAACACCGGAAGAAATCAATTTGGCCCTGGCGCAGCGGCTGCGCGGCATCCGCAAGCGGAAAAACCTTACCCAGCAGCAATTGAGCGAAAAAAGCAATGTCAGCTTTGGAAGCATCAAACGGTTTGAAACCACGGGGCAAATTTCTTTGATTTCGCTGACAAAGCTGGCTGTCGCGCTGGACTGCACGGAGGATATGAAACGGTTGTTTGCGGATGTAAAATACAATTCCATCGAGGAGGTCGTCCGTGAAAGATCATAA
- a CDS encoding DUF4111 domain-containing protein: MEKQQIDSLINGFVEQSKEILRENLVGVYLHGSSVMGCFNPQKSDIDLIIVVSHPLTDSEKRKYTDMVVEFNAIGPAKGIEMSIVLRDVCKPFVYPTPFELHFSAGHLNWYKDDPTEYIRRMNGTDKDLAAHFTIINKRGRCLYGTPIEDVFAEVPSGDYMDSIWFDIKGAAEEITENPMYLILNLARVLAYKEDGLVLSKKEGGEWALEHMPAEYHPLIADAMREYSESADIVYDDALAKRYAEYAIGKLAQ; encoded by the coding sequence ATGGAAAAGCAGCAAATTGACAGCCTGATCAACGGTTTTGTCGAACAGTCAAAAGAGATACTCCGGGAGAACCTTGTTGGCGTTTATCTGCATGGTTCTTCAGTCATGGGCTGCTTCAATCCGCAAAAGAGCGATATCGACCTGATCATCGTGGTGAGTCATCCGCTGACTGACTCTGAAAAAAGAAAATACACGGACATGGTGGTTGAATTCAATGCGATCGGACCGGCAAAGGGGATCGAAATGAGCATTGTTCTCCGGGATGTCTGTAAACCCTTTGTTTATCCCACGCCTTTTGAACTGCATTTTTCGGCAGGGCACCTGAACTGGTATAAGGATGACCCCACTGAGTATATCCGCAGGATGAACGGCACGGATAAAGACCTTGCGGCTCACTTTACGATCATCAACAAAAGGGGCAGGTGCCTGTATGGTACGCCGATCGAAGACGTGTTCGCTGAGGTTCCAAGCGGCGATTACATGGATTCCATCTGGTTTGATATTAAAGGAGCAGCGGAGGAAATAACGGAAAACCCCATGTACCTGATCCTGAACCTTGCAAGGGTGCTGGCTTATAAAGAAGACGGGCTTGTTCTTTCCAAGAAGGAGGGCGGTGAATGGGCACTCGAACACATGCCTGCCGAGTACCATCCGCTGATTGCAGACGCCATGCGCGAGTATTCCGAAAGCGCCGATATCGTCTACGATGACGCCCTTGCCAAACGCTACGCAGAATATGCAATTGGGAAGCTGGCACAGTAA
- a CDS encoding methyltransferase domain-containing protein — protein MTSSVQNYRNMVDQPWGRMFYELIYRQLNLPSDRRLKILDFGSGFCLTADHYAAHHEVTAVEPNAEMASLRVNSNLYKLIPHGTEYLDSLEENTFDVVICHNVLEYVEDSDGVLKQLVRVLKPEGILSVVKHNLPGKVMFSAVLADDPKAALELLNPDHTQDSPFGTRNMYSNESLVSHLAKTTDLVETYGIRAFFGLSSNNEIKYTEEWYRAMLELETRAATMEEYRRIAFFHHLVFQKKA, from the coding sequence ATGACGAGTTCTGTGCAGAATTACAGGAATATGGTGGATCAGCCCTGGGGCAGGATGTTCTATGAACTGATTTACAGGCAGCTGAACCTTCCCTCGGACAGACGGCTGAAGATTCTGGATTTCGGCTCAGGCTTCTGCCTGACAGCGGATCACTACGCAGCCCACCATGAGGTAACCGCGGTGGAACCGAATGCGGAGATGGCCAGCCTGCGGGTAAACAGCAATCTCTACAAACTGATACCGCATGGCACGGAATATCTGGATTCACTAGAAGAAAATACCTTTGACGTGGTGATCTGCCACAATGTGCTGGAATATGTCGAGGATTCCGATGGCGTACTGAAACAGCTGGTCCGGGTGCTGAAGCCCGAGGGAATCCTGTCTGTGGTCAAGCATAACCTGCCCGGGAAGGTAATGTTCTCCGCGGTACTGGCCGATGACCCGAAAGCTGCCCTGGAGCTTCTGAATCCGGATCATACCCAGGACAGTCCTTTCGGGACCCGGAATATGTACAGCAATGAATCTCTTGTCAGCCACCTTGCGAAAACGACGGATCTTGTCGAAACCTATGGAATCAGGGCGTTTTTCGGTCTTTCTTCCAACAACGAAATCAAGTACACAGAGGAATGGTACCGGGCAATGCTGGAGCTGGAAACCAGGGCTGCCACCATGGAGGAATACAGAAGGATCGCTTTTTTCCATCACCTGGTCTTTCAGAAAAAAGCATGA
- a CDS encoding TIGR04076 family protein, with protein MTKVKLTITESNCRCEYFKKGQEFIVEDLCPPLCHELWNNIYPMVYALQNGASLDYGEGRARAFDARCPDGGRVSIHGEVIE; from the coding sequence GTGACAAAGGTTAAGCTCACAATCACAGAGAGCAACTGCAGATGCGAGTATTTCAAAAAAGGGCAGGAATTTATCGTTGAAGATTTATGCCCGCCTTTATGCCATGAACTATGGAACAACATATATCCGATGGTCTATGCGTTGCAGAACGGAGCTTCCCTTGATTATGGAGAAGGCCGCGCAAGGGCCTTTGATGCCAGATGCCCGGATGGTGGCAGGGTTTCCATTCATGGAGAAGTGATAGAGTAA
- a CDS encoding GNAT family N-acetyltransferase: MNIDFVPAKAVDAAAISALRQRIWNTTYRGIYPDAVIDDFDFDWHQQRDLKKISDPSFTVYLIRYGSEDIGYFIFRHDGSGVWLHSLYVLQEYQHRGIGKLAFSILNDYCRKNGISRFACNCSPYNENAMRFYQRMGGVVVKTDTGHENRQEDGVIFEFDRGE; encoded by the coding sequence TTGAACATTGACTTTGTCCCCGCAAAGGCAGTTGACGCGGCCGCCATCAGTGCGCTCCGGCAGAGGATTTGGAATACAACGTATCGGGGCATTTATCCGGATGCAGTCATTGATGATTTCGACTTTGACTGGCATCAGCAGCGCGATCTGAAAAAGATCTCAGATCCATCCTTCACGGTATATCTGATTCGATACGGCAGCGAGGATATCGGATATTTCATTTTCCGGCATGACGGTTCCGGGGTATGGCTGCATTCCCTGTATGTGCTGCAGGAGTATCAGCACAGGGGAATCGGAAAGCTGGCCTTTTCCATCCTGAACGACTACTGCAGGAAAAACGGAATCAGCCGTTTTGCCTGCAATTGCAGTCCCTACAATGAAAATGCCATGCGCTTCTATCAGCGCATGGGCGGTGTGGTGGTCAAAACCGATACCGGTCACGAAAACAGGCAGGAAGACGGCGTCATCTTTGAATTCGACAGGGGGGAATAA